A window of Arcobacter acticola genomic DNA:
GAACTTAAAGCATCAATTAATTCTTTTTGCTCTAAAAAGAAATGTTCATTATTATTCTTCATGCCAATCCCTACCATCTTTTGCAACTAATTGAATACTTGCACTTGGTCCATTTGTTCCAGCTGTATATTTTTTCATAGGAACTAAATTATCTTCCCAAGCTTCAAGAATAGTATCAACCCATTTCCATGCACTTTCAACTTCATCAAGTCTCATAAATAAAGTAGGATTAGATCTTATAACATCAAGTAATAATCTTTCATAAGCTTCATTTTTTCTTTTTAATGTACAAGGAGTCATTAATTCAAGATCAACTTCTTCTAGTCTCATATTTTTACTTAAATCTGGAACTTTATTAATTAAACTTAATGTAATACTCTCTTCAGGTTGAAGTGTAATTACTAATCTATTTGAAGATACGGGCTCTCCATTATTTTGAAAAATTGAATGGGGAACATTTTTGAATTGAATAACAATTTCAGAATTTCTTTTTTGCATTCTTTTTCCACTTCTTATGTAAAAAGGAACGCCATTCCATCTCCAGTTATCTATATCTACTTTTAAAGCTGCAAAAGTTTCTGTTGTACTTTCAGATACTCCATCACCTTCTAAATATCCAGGAACTGGTTGTCCATTTATTGAACCTTTTTCATATTGAGCTCGAACAGTATTTGAAGCTACGTTTTCTCTAGTAATTGGTCTAAGAGATCTTAAAACTTTTACTTTTTCATCTCTAATACTATTTGCATCTAAAGAACATGGTGGTTCCATTGCAATTAAACAAAGTAGTTGCATAAGATGATTTTGAATCATATCTCTCATTGCACCAAATTGGTCATAATATCCCCATCTACCTTCAACACCCACACTTTCTGCAACTGTTATTTGTATATGATCAATATTAGTAGAATCCCAAAGTGGCATCATAATTCTGTTTGCAAAACGAAGAGCTAAAATATTTTGTACAGTATTTTTCCCTAAATAATGATCAATTCTATAGATTTGATTTTCAGTAAAATAACTTAACACCTGATTATTTATTTCTCTTGCAGATTCTAAATCTCTACCAATTGGTTTTTCTAAAACAACACGACTACTTGGTTTTATTAAACCCCAATGATTTAAAGATTTACAAATGTCACCAAAAAAACTAGGCGATGTAGATAAGTAAGAAATTCTATCTTCATTCGTACTTTTATCTAATAATTTTTTTAAATCTTTGTAAGTATCGTTATCGCTAAAATCTACATAAACCGCATGTAAAAGTTTTTTAAACTTTTCAAATGCATCTTCACTAAATAATTCTGGTTCTATAAATTCGATTAATTTTTCTTTTGTAAGTTTTATATGCTCTTCTTGGCTTGTTTTTTGTCTCGAAACTGATATGATTTTACTATCAGCATCTAAATAATCATCATTAAAAAGATGATATAAAGCAGGGATTAATTTTCTAAAAGAAAGATCCCCATATGCTCCAAAAATTATGATGTCAGAAGAATTTTTTATTTCATTCATAAATTTCTATCCTTTATTAAAAACATGGCAACATAATAACATTATAATGTTATAATTGCCATTAAATATAATTAAAAATCTAACTCATTAAAAAAAGGAGGATTTGCACCTGTTCTACCTACACTAATAGCAGCTACTTTATTTGCAAATTTTAATGATTCTTCTAATGATTCTTTATCAATATTAATTAAATCTTTTTTTGAAAAACTTTTGTGTTTAGATAGTGAATATAATAAGGCACCATTAAAGATATCTCCAGCACCAATAGTATCTACCACTTCAACTTTTTCTCCACGAGAAGTTACTTCATAATTCTTTGTTTTTATAATAGCTCCTTCACTTCCTTTTGTAAGAACGATAATACTAAGACCCAAATTTAGCCACTGTTTGTATATTTCTTCAAAAGAACCATTTGGATATAACCATTCTAAATCTTCTTCAGATATCTTTATAATATCACTTTGAGATAATATTTTTTCAAATCTTTGTATAAAAAGTGATCTATCTTCTATAAAATTAGGTCTAACATTTGGATCATAGAAAACAATTTTCTTTGAGCTTTCTTTTGCAATGAAATTTTCAATTTCTGTTCCATTTGGTTCACTCATCAATGATATTCCACCAACATAAATAGTATCAACTACACTATCATCTAAAACAACATCTTTTAAGCAAATAGTTCTATTTGAACTATTTTCATCAAAAAAACTATATGTTGTAGTTCCATTTGCAATTTTTGCAAAAGCTAAAGTTGTGTTATTTGATGTTTCAATACAAAATGAAGTATTAACTTTTGAATTATTTAACTCTTCAAAAATCATTTCTCCGAATAAATCTTTAGAAACTGCTCCTAAAAAACCAACATTAGCTCCTAGTCTTCCTAAACAAATAGAAGTATTTAAAATCGCTCCTCCTATTTTTGGAATAAAAGCAGTTTCTTTACTATCTAAAGTAGTAGGTATCATGTCTATTAAAGCTTCTCCACAACATATAATCATTTTGTATTATCCTTTAGTATTTTTGCTATTGTTTATTATAATTTATAACTGTATTTTCAACACCATTTTCCCAAATACTGTTTAAGAATTTTGAGAATGTATTTGCAAAATATTCGTTTTGTGCTAAATTTCCGTAGATATCTTCCATTTGAATGAAAACTATTGGATTAGTTTTTGCTTCTAAAGCCAACTCTTTTAATTTATCTTTTCTACCATCATTTATATCTATTGCTTTATTATTTTCATCAGTACCAATTGAATAACGACACCATAAAGCACACGTTAATATTAAACCGTCAACATTTACATTGTTTTTAATTCCGCTTTTAATACTATCTATAATAAATTTAGGTTGTTTGTTTGAATTATCAAAACAAATCCTTGTAATCGTATCTTTAATATATGGATTAGCAAATCTATTTAAAACAGTATTATAATACTTATCTAAATCAACATCAATAATATTTTTTAATACAGGTATTACTTCTTTATTCATAATATTATCTAAAAAAGTTTTTACAGTTTTGTGTTCTAATGCTTCATGAACATAATCAATATTTAATAATGCACTCACAGATGAGATAGCAGCATGAGAACCATTAAGCATTCTGATTTTCATTAATTCATATGCTTCGATGTCTTCCACAAACATAACACCTACTTCTTCTAAAGCTGGTCTTCCATTACAAAAGTTATCTTCTATAATCCATTGAATAAATGGTTCACAAAAAACAGGTCTATTATCAATATATCCATATTCACTTTGAATAAATGCTCTATCAGCATCTGTTGCAGTTGGTGTAATTCTATCAACCATAGAATTTGGGAAAGCTACATTTTTTTCAATATATTCACTTAATGCTGGATCTATTGCAGCAGATAATTTAACTACTACATTTTTTAATACATCTCCATTATGAGCTATATTGTCACAAGTTAATAAAGTAAAAGGAGCAAGACCTTTTTCTTTTCTAATTTTAAGTGCTTTAATTAATATACCAAATGCAGTATTTGGGCTATCTGGATTTTTAATATCTGCTTGAATTTCTTCGTTTTGAATATTAAAGTTACCATAAGAATCAATATAGTAACCACCTTCAGTAATTGTAAGTGAAACTATTTTAATATTTTCATTTATTAAAGACTCAACTAATAATTTATTATCAACTTCAATAAAATCAATCATTGATTGTAAAACACGTACACTTGTAGTTTCACTATCTCTTGAAACAACTGTTGTTAAGCAATCTTGTTTTAAAAGATCATTTCTCATAAAAGAATCATATTCTCTTAAACCTGCACCTACGATACCATAGTTTAAATCTTTTCTTTTATTAAATAAAGCATCTAAATAATATGCTTCATGTGATCTATGGAAATTTCCAACACCTATATGTATAATACCTGCAGTCAAATCAGCTTGATTATAATTATAATCAGCCTTATTGAAAGATTTGTTTTCTAAGAAATTTTTATTTAATATCATTTTATTGCCTTATCTTCATTGTCAAAAAAGTAAAATTTAGAGTCATCACAGTTTAAATATGCCGTATCACCTATTGCAAGATGATCTGGATTATCACTTTTAACTGTTATTATTTCATCATTATTAAGTTTCACATAATAAATCATATACTCACCTAAGTTCTCAACTAAATCAACTACCCCTGTAAATTTACAGTTTTCTTTAGTTGATAAGTTGAAATGTTCAGGTCTAACACCAACTGTTTTAACTGTATTTCTTCTATTGTCTAATCTATTTTCAATATTATTAACTATATATTGAGCTTCAGAAGAATTCTCTGTTTCAATAAAATTCATTTTAGGACTTCCTATGAAACCTGCAACAAATAAATTATCTGGACTTTTGTATAAATCATCAGGTGATCCAAATTGTTGAATTACCCCTGCGTTTAATACTACAATTCTATCTGCTAAAGTCATAGCTTCAACCTGATCATGTGTTACATAAAGCATAGTAGCTTCTAGGTGTTTATGTAATTTTGCAATTTCAATTCTTGTATTAGATCTTAAGTTTGCATCTAGATTTGATAATGGCTCATCAAATAAAAACACTTTTGGCTCTCGAATAATTGCACGTCCAATTGCTACCCTTTGTCTTTGACCCCCTGATAAATTTTTTGGTAATCTATCAAGTAAATTCATCATTTGTAAAGAAGTTGCTGCTTTTTTAACTCTCTCATCTATTTCTGCTTTTGGTACTTTTGCAACTTTTAAAGAGAATGACATATTGTCATAAACATTCATATGAGGATAAAGTGCGTATGATTGGAATACCATTGCAACTCCTCTTTTTGATGGAGGAGTATCATTGATTACTTCTCCATGAATTAAAATCTCACCACTTGTAATTTCTTCTAAACCAGCGATTGTTCTCATTAATGTTGATTTTCCACAACCACTTGGTCCTACGAAAACAACGAATTCGCCTTTTTTAATTTGTAAATTTGCACCTTGAATTATTGTATGACCTTCATAAGCTTTTACAACATTTCTTAATTCAACTCCTAACATATAAGTTCCTTTAATTTTTTTTAATAATTTCTAATATTCTAATAATTTTATTTAACAGCACCAAAGGTTAAACCTTGTACTAATTGTTTTTGACAGAACCAACCAAATACTACTATTGGAGCACATGCCAATGTTGAAATTGCTGATAACTTAGCCCAGAACAATCCTTCAGGACTTGAATATGAAGCAACTAGTGCTGTTAATGTTGCTGCGTCTGCTGAAGTTAAATTTATAGACCAAAACGCTTTATTCCAACACAATACAATACTTAATAGTCCAGTTGAAGTAATTCCACCCCAAGATAATGGTAAAACAATATGTCTCATCTCTTGAAGATAATTTGCACCATCTAAACTACAAGCTTCTAAGATATCTTTTGGTAAATCTTTAAAGTATGAGAATAACATCCAAATAATAATTGGTAAATTCATAAGTGCAAATATAATAATTAATACTATTTTTGTATCTAATAAACCAAATTTTTGTGCCATTAAATATATAGGAACTAATACTCCAACAGCTGGTAACATCTTAGTTGATAACATCCATAGTAAAACATCTTTTGTATTTTTCGTAGGAGAAAAAGCAAAAGAGTATGCTGCTGGAACTGCAATTATTAGTGATAATAAAGTTGCACCAAATGATGTAATAATCGAGTTCATTGCATGATGGAAATAATCACTTCTTTCATTTACTAATGAATAGTTTTCAAAAGTAAAATCAAATACAAATAACGGAGGTACAGCAATTGCTTGTAACTCTGTTTTAAAACTTGTTAATATCATCCAAAATATTGGGAAAAAGAATACAATTGCAATTAACCAAGCTAATGCAACTAGTAATCTATGGGTAATCTTTTGTTTAGTTTTATAAGTCATTTTTTATTCCTTATGCCATTAAGCTTTTGCCAACTTGCTTGATTAAGAAGTAAGCTACAATATTTGCTAATATGATTGCGAATACACCACCAGCTGATGCAATTCCAACATCAAAATTTAATAAAGCATTTGTAAAAATCATATATGTTAAGTTAGTACCATCATTACCTGGTCCACCACCTGTTGTAATTAAAATCTCAGCAAAGATTGATAAATGGAATATCATTTCAATCATTATTACAATTGCAATTGATCTTGATAAATGAGGTAAAGTTAAATAATAAAACTTTGCAAAGAATCCAGCACCATCTAATTCAGCTGCTTCTTTTTGCTCTTGATCTTGCGATTGTAAAGCTGTCATAAAAATCAATAATGCAAATGGAGTCCATTGCCAACTTAGCATTATAATAATTGACACCAATGGATAATCAGACATCCAGTCAATTGGTTCTAATCCAAAAGTATTAGAGAAAAATGCAAACATCCCATAAACTGGATTCATGAACATATTTTTCCATAATAAAGCATTTACTGTAGGCATTATAAAGAATGGAGAAATAAGCATAACTCTTACTATTCCACGACCTGGGAATGTTCTATCAATTAAAACAGCTAAAATTATCCCCGAGATAATGGTAACAACAATAATACTCACTACTAAAATTAATGAATTTAAAATAGCTGGCATAAATGCAGCATCTGTCATAAAAAATTCATAATTCCCTAAACCTTCGAATCCATTATCCATAGGACTTAAAAGGTTATACCTTATTACCGAAAAATACAAAGTCATTGAAAGCGGTACTATCATCCATAAAAATAAAACGATGATACTAGGCGCTTTTAATAAGTTCATAACGGTGCTTTTATTTAATTCAAATTTCATTATTAACCTTGTTAAATTGTTTTGTTATTTATAAAAAATTTATTATTTTAAATAGACATGAATCAAAAAAAGAGTTTCCTCTTTTTTTGATTTAGATATTATTTATAATATCTTGCTCTTTTCATTGTTCTTTCAGCTGTTTCTTGAGAATCGGCTAATGCTTCTTTTACTGAAATTTTTCCAGCTAATGCAGCACTCATATCTTTTCCAACAGAAGTTGCAATTCCTTGAAATTCAGGAATAGTAACAAATTGTACACCTACAAAAGGAGTAGGCATTAAAGTTGAGTCTTTTGGTTTTGCTGATAAAATTGCTTTTAACTCAGCATCTGCAAAAACTGCTGCTTTTTTGAAGTTTTCATTTTCATAAGTACTTTTTCTTGTACCTGTAGGAACTTTTCCCCAACCATTAGTATCACCAACTAATTTGATATACTCTTTAGAAGTTGCCCAAGAAATGAATTTTTGTGCATCTGTTACATTTTTACTACTAGAAGGAATAGCTAAAGCCCAAGACCATAACCAGTTTGCACCTTTACTTGTAACTCCAACAGGAGATTGTGCAAATGCAACTTTGTCAGCAACTTTTGATTGTGCTGGATCTGAAATAAATGATGCTGCAATTGTTGCATCAATCCACATACCACATTTACCTTCATTAAATAAAGCTAAAATTTCATTAAAGCTATTTCCACTTGAACCTGGAGGTCCATATTTAGTTAATAAGTCAACATAGTAATCCATTGTATTATTCCATGCTGCTGAGTTTAATTGCGGTCTACCATCTTTATCAAACCATTGTGCTCCAAAAGTATTTGCCATTGTAGTAATCAATGCCATATTGTCACCCCAACCTGCTTTTCCTCTTAAACAAATACCATAAACTCCTTGATCTGGATTATGTATTACTTTTGCAACTTCAGAAATATGTTCCCAAGTTGGATTATCAGTAATAGTCATACCTGCTTTTTCAAGTAAATCTTTTCTATACATAAGCATAGAACTTTCTCCATAAAATGGTGCTGCATAAAGTTTTCCATCAGATGATAATCCATCTACCATTGCAGGTAAAAGATCTTTTTCATCATAAGCTGCATCAAACTTCATTTCTTCAATCCAACCTTTTTTACCCCACATTGGTGCTTCATACATACCAATAGTCATAATATCAAACTGACCACCTTTAGTAGCAATATCAGTTGTAACTCTTTGTCTTAAAACACCTTCTTCTAAAACAACCCATTTAAGGTTAATACCTGGATTCTCTTTTTCAAAAACTTTTGATAGTTTTTGCATTTCTACCATGTGACCATTATTAACTGTAGCAATAGTTAAATCACCAGCATTTAAACATACACTAGCAATTGCAGTAACAACACTCGTTTTTAGTATCTTTTTAACATTCATCTCTCTCCTTAGTTTAGTCAAAAATAAGCTTTTGCCAATACTGATAGCAAAAGCTCACTACTTGAGAAAATAATAACACCTTGAAACTAAATTGTAACTTAACAGAAGGCTATTTTTTATACTATTTTAAAAAAAAAATTTACATATTTTTCTTTAGTTTTTTTTAAGTTTTAAATAACTCTTTTAATAAAATCTAATAATAATCTTTTTGTAAAATAAAAACTTGTATACTCCTATTTATAAAATTAATAAAAGGCTCAATATTTTGGAAATTGAAAATTATGAAAATATTCAATTAATCATCTTTGATTGTGATGGAGTTTTAATAGATAGTGAA
This region includes:
- a CDS encoding carbohydrate ABC transporter permease, yielding MTYKTKQKITHRLLVALAWLIAIVFFFPIFWMILTSFKTELQAIAVPPLFVFDFTFENYSLVNERSDYFHHAMNSIITSFGATLLSLIIAVPAAYSFAFSPTKNTKDVLLWMLSTKMLPAVGVLVPIYLMAQKFGLLDTKIVLIIIFALMNLPIIIWMLFSYFKDLPKDILEACSLDGANYLQEMRHIVLPLSWGGITSTGLLSIVLCWNKAFWSINLTSADAATLTALVASYSSPEGLFWAKLSAISTLACAPIVVFGWFCQKQLVQGLTFGAVK
- a CDS encoding carbohydrate ABC transporter permease encodes the protein MKFELNKSTVMNLLKAPSIIVLFLWMIVPLSMTLYFSVIRYNLLSPMDNGFEGLGNYEFFMTDAAFMPAILNSLILVVSIIVVTIISGIILAVLIDRTFPGRGIVRVMLISPFFIMPTVNALLWKNMFMNPVYGMFAFFSNTFGLEPIDWMSDYPLVSIIIMLSWQWTPFALLIFMTALQSQDQEQKEAAELDGAGFFAKFYYLTLPHLSRSIAIVIMIEMIFHLSIFAEILITTGGGPGNDGTNLTYMIFTNALLNFDVGIASAGGVFAIILANIVAYFLIKQVGKSLMA
- a CDS encoding ABC transporter ATP-binding protein, which encodes MLGVELRNVVKAYEGHTIIQGANLQIKKGEFVVFVGPSGCGKSTLMRTIAGLEEITSGEILIHGEVINDTPPSKRGVAMVFQSYALYPHMNVYDNMSFSLKVAKVPKAEIDERVKKAATSLQMMNLLDRLPKNLSGGQRQRVAIGRAIIREPKVFLFDEPLSNLDANLRSNTRIEIAKLHKHLEATMLYVTHDQVEAMTLADRIVVLNAGVIQQFGSPDDLYKSPDNLFVAGFIGSPKMNFIETENSSEAQYIVNNIENRLDNRRNTVKTVGVRPEHFNLSTKENCKFTGVVDLVENLGEYMIYYVKLNNDEIITVKSDNPDHLAIGDTAYLNCDDSKFYFFDNEDKAIK
- the zwf gene encoding glucose-6-phosphate dehydrogenase — encoded protein: MNEIKNSSDIIIFGAYGDLSFRKLIPALYHLFNDDYLDADSKIISVSRQKTSQEEHIKLTKEKLIEFIEPELFSEDAFEKFKKLLHAVYVDFSDNDTYKDLKKLLDKSTNEDRISYLSTSPSFFGDICKSLNHWGLIKPSSRVVLEKPIGRDLESAREINNQVLSYFTENQIYRIDHYLGKNTVQNILALRFANRIMMPLWDSTNIDHIQITVAESVGVEGRWGYYDQFGAMRDMIQNHLMQLLCLIAMEPPCSLDANSIRDEKVKVLRSLRPITRENVASNTVRAQYEKGSINGQPVPGYLEGDGVSESTTETFAALKVDIDNWRWNGVPFYIRSGKRMQKRNSEIVIQFKNVPHSIFQNNGEPVSSNRLVITLQPEESITLSLINKVPDLSKNMRLEEVDLELMTPCTLKRKNEAYERLLLDVIRSNPTLFMRLDEVESAWKWVDTILEAWEDNLVPMKKYTAGTNGPSASIQLVAKDGRDWHEE
- a CDS encoding mannitol dehydrogenase family protein, with amino-acid sequence MILNKNFLENKSFNKADYNYNQADLTAGIIHIGVGNFHRSHEAYYLDALFNKRKDLNYGIVGAGLREYDSFMRNDLLKQDCLTTVVSRDSETTSVRVLQSMIDFIEVDNKLLVESLINENIKIVSLTITEGGYYIDSYGNFNIQNEEIQADIKNPDSPNTAFGILIKALKIRKEKGLAPFTLLTCDNIAHNGDVLKNVVVKLSAAIDPALSEYIEKNVAFPNSMVDRITPTATDADRAFIQSEYGYIDNRPVFCEPFIQWIIEDNFCNGRPALEEVGVMFVEDIEAYELMKIRMLNGSHAAISSVSALLNIDYVHEALEHKTVKTFLDNIMNKEVIPVLKNIIDVDLDKYYNTVLNRFANPYIKDTITRICFDNSNKQPKFIIDSIKSGIKNNVNVDGLILTCALWCRYSIGTDENNKAIDINDGRKDKLKELALEAKTNPIVFIQMEDIYGNLAQNEYFANTFSKFLNSIWENGVENTVINYNKQ
- a CDS encoding carbohydrate kinase family protein, with the translated sequence MIICCGEALIDMIPTTLDSKETAFIPKIGGAILNTSICLGRLGANVGFLGAVSKDLFGEMIFEELNNSKVNTSFCIETSNNTTLAFAKIANGTTTYSFFDENSSNRTICLKDVVLDDSVVDTIYVGGISLMSEPNGTEIENFIAKESSKKIVFYDPNVRPNFIEDRSLFIQRFEKILSQSDIIKISEEDLEWLYPNGSFEEIYKQWLNLGLSIIVLTKGSEGAIIKTKNYEVTSRGEKVEVVDTIGAGDIFNGALLYSLSKHKSFSKKDLINIDKESLEESLKFANKVAAISVGRTGANPPFFNELDF
- a CDS encoding ABC transporter substrate-binding protein yields the protein MNVKKILKTSVVTAIASVCLNAGDLTIATVNNGHMVEMQKLSKVFEKENPGINLKWVVLEEGVLRQRVTTDIATKGGQFDIMTIGMYEAPMWGKKGWIEEMKFDAAYDEKDLLPAMVDGLSSDGKLYAAPFYGESSMLMYRKDLLEKAGMTITDNPTWEHISEVAKVIHNPDQGVYGICLRGKAGWGDNMALITTMANTFGAQWFDKDGRPQLNSAAWNNTMDYYVDLLTKYGPPGSSGNSFNEILALFNEGKCGMWIDATIAASFISDPAQSKVADKVAFAQSPVGVTSKGANWLWSWALAIPSSSKNVTDAQKFISWATSKEYIKLVGDTNGWGKVPTGTRKSTYENENFKKAAVFADAELKAILSAKPKDSTLMPTPFVGVQFVTIPEFQGIATSVGKDMSAALAGKISVKEALADSQETAERTMKRARYYK